One Malassezia restricta chromosome VI, complete sequence genomic region harbors:
- a CDS encoding F-type H+-transporting ATPase subunit beta produces MPIIQRSAVRAVSRASRMASRVARQNAAGLSTAARVTVPSVRSGAVPSIAKAVKVPARGLATESASGAGQVGNIRAVIGAVVDVHFNSEDLPAIFNALEVQDVKGGNRLVLEVAQHLGENTVRCIAMDGTEGLVRGQKVVDTGAPITIPVGDGTLGRILNVIGEPIDERGPVKTDAYRPIHREPPSFVEQSTDAEILETGIKVVDLIAPYARGGKIGLFGGAGVGKTVLIQELINNIAKAHGGFSVFTGVGERTREGNDLYHEMIETGVINVDGDSKVSLVFGQMNEPPGARARVALTGLTVAEYFRDEQGQDVLLFIDNIFRFTQAGSETSALLGRIPSAVGYQPTLSTDMGAMQERITTTKKGSITSVQAVYVPADDVTDPAPATTFAHLDATTVLDRSIAELGIYPAVDPLNSQSRMLDPAIVGQEHYDVASGVQKLLQDYKSLQDIIAILGMDELSEEDKLTVERARKMQRFMSQPFAVAQVFTGIEGRLVALKDTVTACKEILSGKHDSLPEAAFYMVGNIGDVLAKAEEISKQSN; encoded by the exons ATGCCTATCATTCAGCGCTCCGCCGTTCGCGCTGTttcgcgcgcatctcgcaTGGCCAGCCGTGTGGCTCGCCAGAATGCAGCTGGCTTGTCGACCGCCGCCCGTGTGACCGTCCCGTCGGTCCGCTCGGGTGCTGTCCCTAGCATTGCCAAGGCTGTTAAGGTGCCTG CCCGTGGTCTTGCTACTGAGTCCGCCTCAGGTGCTGGCCAAGTTGGTAACATCCGTGCCGTCATTGGTGCCGTTGTTGACGTTCACTTCAATTCTGAGGACCTCCCTGCTATCTTCAACGCTCTTGAGGTTCAGGATGTGAAGGGTGGCAACCGACTCGTTCTTGAggtcgcccagcaccttggTGAAAACACCGTTCGTTGCATTGCCATGGACGGTACCGAGGGTCTCGTCCGTGGCCAAAAGGTCGTCGACACAGGTGCTCCCATCACCATCCCTGTCGGTGACGGTACGCTTGGACGTATCCTGAACGTCATTGGTGAGCCCATTGATGAACGCGGCCCTGTCAAGACGGATGCTTACCGCCCTATCCACCGTGAGCCTCCGTCGTTTGTGGAGCAGTCAACGGACGCTGAGATTCTTGAAACTGGTATCAAGGTCGTCGACTTGATTGCCCCCTACGCCCGTGGTGGTAAGATTGGTCTGTTCGGTGGTGCCGGTGTCGGTAAGACTGTGCTGATCCAGGAGCTTATCAACAACATTGCCAAGGCTCACGGTGGTTTCTCAGTCTTCACCGGTGTAGGTGAGCGTACCCGTGAGGGCAATGACCTGTACCATGAAATGATTGAGACCGGTGTGATTAACGTCGATGGTGACTCGAAGGTGTCGCTCGTGTTCGGTCAGATGAACGAGCCTCCGGGTGCCCGTGCCCGTGTGGCCCTTACTGGTCTCACGGTCGCTGAGTACTTCCGTGACGAGCAGGGTCAGGACGTGCTTCTCTTCATTGACAACATTTTCCGTTTCACCCAGGCTGGTTCGGAGACCTCGGCTTTGCTTGGTCGTATTCCTTCGGCTGTCGGTTACCAGCCCACGCTTTCGACGGACATGGGTGCCATGCAGGAGCGTATTACCACCACCAAGAAGGGCTCGATCACCTCGGTGCAGGCTGTTTACGTCCCTGCCGACGATGTGACTGACCCTGCTCCGGCCACGACCTTTGCTCACCTTGACGCCACGACTGTGCTTGACCGTTCCATCGCTGAGCTTGGTATCTACCCAGCTGTCGACCCTCTGAACTCTCAATCGCGTATGCTTGACCCGGCCATTGTCGGTCAGGAGCACTACGACGTGGCCTCGGGTGTGCagaagctgctgcaggacTACAAGTCGCTCCAAGATATCATTGCCATTCTGGGTATGGATGAGTTGTCTGAAGAGGACAAGCTCACCGTCGAGCGTGCCCGTAAGATGCAGCGTTTCATGTCGCAGCCTTTCGCTGTTGCCCAGGTCTTCACTGGTATTGAGGGTCGTCTCGTTGCTCTCAAGGACACTGTTACTGCCTGCAAGGAGATCCTTTCTGGCAAGCACGACAGTCTCCCTGAGGCTGCCTTCTACATGGTTGGTAACATCGGCGATGTGCTTGCCAAGGCCGAAGAGATCAGCAAGCAGTCCAACTAA
- a CDS encoding septin 3/9/12: MTVPEPMPTPLHGYVGFDTMTKQVELKMMHRGFQFNVMVVGQTGMGKSTMINTLFSSRLLESKGRFDPSDDMPKTTTISTVSHVIIENGVKLKLNLIDTPGYGDLINNEHCWEPIVKYIKDQYSIYLRKELTAVRERHIPDTRVHVVLFFINPSGHSLRPIDIQMLKKLGDIANVIPIIAKADTLTMEEREAFKHRVRNELQENSIRVYPFDHEDYDDEERELNSQVQAMLPFAVVGSTKVYDVDGMPVRGRQSRCGMINIEDPSHCEFVQFRNFLLRTNLHDLIDTTTYTYYESFRSKQLLALKESSAKQQQQHQQQYQQHA; encoded by the exons ATGACGGTGCCAGAGCCTATGCCTACGCCCCTTCATGGGTATGTGGGTTTCGACACCATGACGAAGCAAGTGGAGCTAAAAATGATGCACCGTGGCTTCCAGTTCAATGTCATGGTTGTTGGCCAGACGGGAATGGGAAAGAGCACGATGATCAACACCTTGTTTTCgtcgcgcctgctcgaAAGCAAGGGTCGATTCGACCCGTCGGATGACATGCCTAAGACGACAACCATTAGCACGGTGTCACATG TAATTATCGAGAATGGCGTGAAGCTAAAGCTTAACCTGATTGACACTCCCGGCTACGGCGATCTGATCAACAACGAGCACTGTTGGGAACCTATTGTCAAGTACATCAAGGATCAGTACAGTATTTATCTGCGCAAAGAGCTCACCgctgtgcgcgagcgccacATTCCCGACACTCGCGTCCATGTGGTGCTTTTCTTCATCAATCCGTCGGGCCACTCGCTCCGCCCCATTGATATTCAAATGCTTAAAAAACTGGGTGACATTGCCAATGTCATCCCGATCATTGCCAAGGCTGATACGCTTACAATGGAAGAGCGGGAGGCATTCAAGCATCGTGTACGCAATGAGCTGCAAGAGAATAGTATCCGTGTGTACCCCTTTGACCACGAAGACtacgatgacgaggagcGAGAGCTGAACAGCCAAGTACAGGCCATGTTACCTTTCGCTGTTGTCGGCTCTACCAAGGTATATGACGTGGATGGCATGCCCGTGCGTGGCCGTCAGTCGCGGTGTGGCATGATCAACATCGAAGACCCCTCGCATTGTGAGTTTGTGCAGTTCCGCAACTTTTTGTTGCGCACGAATCTGCACGACCTTATTGATACGACAACGTATACATACTACGAATCATTCCGCTCGAAGCAGCTCCTGGCGCTCAAGGAAAGCAGTGCTaagcagcagcagcagcaccagcaACAGTACCAGCAGCACGCCTAA
- a CDS encoding secretory carrier-associated membrane protein has translation MAAQDEDPFDDPSIKSAVAGGDIDDLESNPFETTSLKQGDSGYAPQVDLDEQEEIYPTSTHGTAPANAMRMDDIARREREIEERERELDARTERMRQFGRNNWPPFYPIVYHDIAGEIPPDSQWIMKDVYRLWLLLAATLVWNFVTCLLLLIITGAISDLVMGAFYMVFIGTGSFFLWYRPLYFGLMKEHSFFYYVFFLFCGCHLLFSIYAFVGVAAAGCAGALTTIHWFFERGWKGWLFGTFSLITTLGFFAQGVGLVWYYRIIWRHNHDKGHTFDQAKAELASHGMRAYLMNSARI, from the coding sequence ATGGCTGCACAGGACGAAGACCCTTTTGATGATCCTTCCATAAAGAGCGCGGTAGCAGGCGGCGACATAGACGATCTCGAGTCAAATCCATTTGAGACAACGTCGCTGAAGCAGGGCGATAGTGGTTACGCTCCGCAGGTGGATTTGGATGAGCAAGAGGAAATCTATCCTACGAGTACGCATGGTACAGCGCCTGCCAATGCTATGCGCATGGATGATATTGCACGGCGTGAGCGCGAGATAGAAGAGCGTGAGCGCGAGCTTGATGCACGAACAGAACGCATGCGTCAGTTTGGACGCAACAATTGGCCACCTTTCTACCCCATCGTGTACCATGACATTGCCGGTGAAATCCCACCTGATTCGCAGTGGATAATGAAGGATGTATATCGTCTATGGCTCTTACTAGCAGCAACACTGGTATGGAACTTTGTGACGTGCCTGCTCCTTTTGATAATCACAGGTGCCATAAGCGACCTAGTGATGGGTGCCTTTTATATGGTGTTTATCGGCACAGGCAGTTTCTTCCTGTGGTACCGGCCATTATACTTTGGTTTGATGAAAGAACATTCTTTCTTTTATTacgtcttcttcttgtTTTGCGGGTGCCACTTGCTCTTTTCCATATACGCTTTCGTGGGCGTCGCAGCCGCCGGCTGTGCCGGTGCACTGACAACAATTCATTGGTTCTTTGAACGTGGCTGGAAAGGCTGGCTCTTCGGTACATTTAGTCTTATCACGACGCTTGGCTTCTTTGCTCAAGGTGTGGGACTCGTGTGGTACTACCGTATCATCTGGCGACACAACCACGACAAGGGCCACACATTTGATCAGGCTAAAGCGGAGCTTGCATCACACGGCATGCGTGCCTATCTGATGAACAGTGCGCGTATATAG
- a CDS encoding component of the RSC chromatin remodeling complex yields MSTKVRLRRPMPPEQNEPRKSARIVSKVHTEPIVPNSEDVAEMGRTMLDRLCTVRDARDDELLCEPFLKLPSRKQYPEYYVVIRRPISFAEIRLKLKQKEYGTFLELKQDLELMCNNAKRFNMSESDIYLKARDLHGLIKDISATVFEEWQAQATAPASPNDEATPVRPHKITLRRPVEKAQLQESPPSIPTTPTPASAPSVPVTPSPLRVPIMPVSTTAASYVIEPRRRGAPRGKRLKVMLRWAVQNMMAAQDMDGHTYSDMFLELPSRDEYPDYYQFIQRPICFRDIERKLDMKEYINPHALVSDIRLMLSNAQFYNEEKSQVWNDAQALWRHLDRVLVPALLAEGFTLDPNDHRQAAVPPGKPGYVPPPTPTTSSPSTQPAQPPMVRPAPSAPTAASPAVSAPSTTSAPVTPATPAGSVVPVVPPAPSVTAVPAPAVPANVSLERVWEDLQAKVWPRHPATFSVAPTCAAESRDAQPCPWTALHVTTSADAHISVRLEASQHHILTLPRGTHATSWHWDGMTSEEEAARILVRNEPVPITREGPALTHITHVDHGEVQAQQAHGAAVHVYMHTV; encoded by the coding sequence ATGTCGACCAAGGTGCGTCTTCGCCGACCCATGCCGCCTGAGCAGAACGAGCCGCGAAAGAGTGCACGCATTGTTTCAAAGGTTCATACAGAGCCTATTGTGCCCAACTCTGAAGATGTGGCAGAGATGGGCCGAACGATGCTCGACCGCCTCTGCACGGTGCGTGACGCGCgtgatgacgagctgctttGTGAGCCATTTTTGAAGTTACCGAGCCGGAAGCAGTATCCCGAGTACTATGTTGTCATTCGCCGTCCTATTTCGTTTGCTGAAATACGCTTAAAACTCAAGCAGAAAGAGTATGGCACGTTCCTGGAGCTCAAGCAGGATCTGGAGCTCATGTGCAACAATGCCAAACGATTCAATATGAGTGAGAGTGATATATATCTCAAGGCACGAGACCTGCATGGTCTTATTAAGGATATAAGTGCGACGGTGTTCGAAGAGTGGCAAGCCCAAGCAACCGCACCCGCGTCGCCCAACGATGAAGCAACGCCTGTGCGTCCTCACAAAATTACACTCCGTCGACCTGTGGAAAAGGCGCAGTTGCAGGAATCTCCACCATCCATACCCACTACGCCAACGCCAGCATCTGCCCCGTCGGTGCCTGTGACGCCTTCGCCCCTTCGGGTGCCCATCATGCCTGTCTCTACAACTGCCGCATCGTACGTTATCgagccgcgccgccgaggaGCCCCGCGAGGGAAGCGACTCAAGGTCATGCTGCGCTGGGCCGTGCAAAACATGATGGCTGCACAGGATATGGATGGGCACACGTACTCAGACATGTTTTTAGAGCTACCGTCGCGGGACGAGTACCCTGACTATTACCAATTTATCCAACGGCCCATTTGTTTCCGCGATATTGAACGCAAACTCGATATGAAAGAGTACATTAACCCACACGCACTTGTATCGGATATTCGGCTTATGCTCAGTAATGCCCAGTTCTACAATGAGGAGAAATCGCAGGTTTGGAATGACGCACAGGCGCTATGGCGCCATTTGGACCGTGTTTTGGTCCCGGCCCTCTTGGCCGAGGGCTTTACGCTGGATCCCAATGACCATCGGCAAGCGGCGGTTCCGCCCGGTAAGCCTGGCTATGTTCCACCGCCCACGCCGACAACGTCCTCTCCTAGCACGCAGCCTGCTCAGCCGCCTATGGTCCGACCAGCGCCGTCTGCACCGACAGCGGCATCACCTGCAGTATCAGCACCATCGACAACTTCAGCACCAGTCACCCCGGCCACACCAGCCGGGTCGGTAGTACCTGTGGTGCCCCCTGCGCCATCCGTGACGGCTGTGCCTGCACCAGCAGTGCCTGCGAATGTCTCACTCGAACGCGTGTGGGAAGATTTGCAGGCCAAGGTATGGCCGCGACATCCTGCGACATTCTCCGTCGCGCCCACATGCGCGGCAGAGAGCAGAGACGCTCAACCGTGCCCCTGGACGGCGCTGCACGTTACAACCAGTGCCGATGCACATATATCAGTGCGCCTGGAAGCGTCGCAGCATCATATCTTGACTCTGCCGCGCGGGACGCATGCGACTAGTTGGCATTGGGATGGCATGACTTCTGAGGAGGAAGCGGCTCGTATCCTTGTGCGGAACGAGCCTGTGCCAATCACACGTGAGGGCCCAGCCCTTACTCACATCACCCACGTTGACCACGGAGAGGtacaggcacagcaggctCACGGTGCGGCCGTGCACGTATATATGCATACTGTGTAG
- a CDS encoding secretory pathway protein Sec39: protein MHGQSDRAAPVTSVKSMASDAEKRAFLASLPCDAESVLSTLTSIEDVWWVAAAAVAAVRTGTAWLAADAERVLAHALERSASFDQEVQAVLSKDVDRLLAWLDAEPDRLPRVVLRRKLWHMRWLLSIPLSRSKSALVETDMARLSDIPLLEHARTLCLAGNERALRALLGTNASVALCLYPHRFVLLRLLLTCGGVSPDHLMQLRLLPGTHLPVADRESGAWVDALGSFALWTEHPGMVSALARRGAATHPPAPPPPPPALSDWYMDVIRELEGRWGLVDAAFALAQAGERMGMVPLRAARDELAFLHMLVYELHAEAWSVSTLRAAKAADLVRLVVSHPAPMSETAQRLRDAVLPYLQHGTYADAHTLHAYSASALGVHIALMVLDTLSPARALPLVSAMLSWLDKEDQMRLTLVVIGAYDATDRASLAMYADMLRDVPLPDASPSPLYLVLSRAPKHDALALWKCTHVASSHQLMHAVRDVRVLVDMAQALAPIRAYAPSYLWGDDVHRHRAHRMAVELVQHALTQRGHERAALERILQALAPWIGTHAPYLPTECVRTLFKQLLLARAPILFNEVVHALPHTCPKIAALLSPEDAEALVLETARAWTEQAPTCDPLHGALQRARDTLDAVPLSPSVNAELSFLQLLGLLHEHALPLSPKDVRATSRLDLLARVLSSHRDAYRTAQPLARACMINEDDDVRIEAMLTDAAAASGDVSAALRSCDRLVTRVLSLDHTQHTEAYDVAWRTCFQLAKQPWMWPDHRAPTQVFGHALRLAPPEHISTILTTLAPLAVRASHPPTIPRRDAQPTHAWSRLLTRTEEQSTAQLLDSVATQHAPNAARVARSLFDMGAAWWNEAK, encoded by the coding sequence atgcaTGGCCAAAGTGACAGGGCGGCGCCCGTCACGTCTGTCAAATCCATGGCCAGCGACGCGGAGAAGCGAGCGTTCctcgcgtcgctgccttGTGATGCTGAGTCTGTTCTGTCAACGCTCACGTCTATTGAGGATGTTTGGTGGGTCGCAGCGGCCgcggtggcggccgtgcgcacaggcacggCATGGCTTGCCGCTGACGCCGAGCGTGTCCTTGCGCATGCACTCGAGCGTAGCGCATCATTCGACCAGGAAGTGCAGGCGGTGCTATCTAAGGACGTAGATCGCCTGTTAGCCTGGCTCGATGCTGAGCCTGATCGCCTtccacgcgtcgtgcttCGGCGCAAGCTTTGGCACATGCGTTGGCTTTTGAGCATTCCTCTATCGCGATCCAAATCAGCACTGGTCGAAACTGATATGGCGCGCCTGTCCGATATACccctgctcgagcatgcaCGTACGCTGTGTCTTGCTGGCAATGAACGAGCTCTCCGTGCACTTCTTGGGACCAATGCGTCCGTCGCGCTATGCTTGTATCCGCATCGCTTTGTGCTGCTACGTTTGCTGCTTACATGTGGCGGCGTATCGCCTGACCACTTGATGCAGTTGCGTCTGTTGCCCGGTACGCATCTCCCTGTAGCCGACCGCGAGAGCGGAGCATGGGTCGATGCCTTGGGATCGTTCGCGCTGTGGACGGAACATCCCGGTATGGTCTCGGCTCTCGCCCGACGCGGGGCGGCCACACAccctcctgcacctccgccgccgccgccggctCTGTCGGACTGGTACATGGACGTTATAAGGGAACTCGAAGGCCGTTGGGGTCTGGTCGATGCAGCCTTCGCCTTGGCTCAGGctggcgagcgcatgggcATGGTGCCATtacgcgccgcgcgtgatGAACTGGCATTtctgcacatgctcgtgtACGAATTGCATGCGGAGGCTTGGTCTGTATCtacgctgcgtgcggcCAAGGCCGCCGACCTTGTTCGTCTTGTTGTGTCACATCCCGCGCCGATGAGCGAGACGGCCCAGCGactgcgcgatgccgtgtTGCCATACCTCCAGCATGGCACATACGCTGATGCTCATACGCTGCATGCATACTCAGCCAGTGCATTGGGTGTACATATCGCCCTCATGGTACTGGATACCCTTTCGCCTGCACGTGCCTTGCCCCTCGTCTCGGCCATGCTCTCTTGGCTCGACAAGGAAGACCAAATGCGGCTCACATTGGTAGTCATCGGCGCATATGATGCTACGGACCGAGCATCCTTGGCTATGTATGCGGACATGCTACGTGACGTGCCCCTCCCTGACGCATCGCCCTCGCCGCTGTATCTTGTGCTGAGTCGTGCTCCAAAACACGACGCTTTGGCCTTGTGGAAGTGCACCCACGTTGCCTCGTCCCATCAACTTATGCATGCTGTTCGTGATGTGCGTGTCCTTGTGGATATGGCGCAAGCCTTGGCGCCCATTCGTGCGTATGCGCCGAGCTATTTGTGGGGTGACGACGTTCATCGGCACCGAGCGCATCGTATGGCAGTAGAACTtgtgcagcatgcgctcacgcagcgcggaCACGAACGTGCCGCGCTTGAACGCATCCTCCAGGCTCTTGCACCTTGGATAGGTACGCATGCGCCGTACTTGCCGACAGAGTGCGTGCGGACCCTTTTCAAGCAACTCTTATTAGCGCGAGCACCGATTCTATTCAACGAAGTCGTACATGCGCTGCCCCATACGTGCCCCAAGATCGCTGCACTCCTGTCGCCCGAGGACGCAGAAGCACTGGTGCTTGAGACAGCCCGTGCATGGACCGAGCAGGCGCCGACTTGTGATCCACTCCATGGAGCCTTACAGCGGGCGCGTGACAccctcgatgccgtgccACTTTCTCCAAGCGTGAATGCAGAACTATCCTTTCTGCAACTGCTGGGCCTCTTGCACGAGCATGCTTTGCCCCTTTCGCCGAAggacgtgcgtgccacGTCTCGTCTGGATTTGTTGGCACGAGTCTTGTCGAGCCACCGCGACGCATATCGCACAGCCCAGCCGTTGGCTCGGGCGTGCATGATAAACGAAGATGACGACGTGCGGATCGAGGCGATGCTCACggacgcagcagcggcgaGTGGCGATGTGTCAGCAGCGTTGCGAAGCTGCGATCGCCTAGTCACGCGCGTTTTATCGCTTGATCACACTCAGCACACCGAAGCGTATGATGTCGCATGGCGCACCTGCTTTCAACTCGCCAAGCAGCCTTGGATGTGGCCGGATCATCGCGCTCCCACCCAGGTTTTTGGCCATGCCTTGCGTCTCGCGCCTCCTGAGCATATCTCCACGATTCTCACAACTCTGGCTCCGTTGGCCGTCCGTGCCAGTCATCCGCCCACGATACCCCGCCGTGATGCGCAGCCGACCCATGCATGGTCACGTCTCTTGACGCGGACCGAGGAGCAGTCGACGGCTCAGCTTCTCGACTcggtcgcgacgcagcatgCACCGAACGCCGCACGCgtggcgcgctcgctcttTGACATGGGCGCCGCATGGTGGAATGAAGCCAAGTAG